One Hevea brasiliensis isolate MT/VB/25A 57/8 chromosome 5, ASM3005281v1, whole genome shotgun sequence genomic region harbors:
- the LOC131180122 gene encoding uncharacterized protein LOC131180122 has protein sequence MDRSWMLNKNKFSSEYIQGVRSFLDVAKQHVDSSGRIRCPCKNCNNCYLKKVAEVKQDLFLHEFVEDYTQWTHHGESFESDVGIHLGDSHDDDNLSDQVKDRHDNTFEMLKDMCNSNFTEFSAERPSSNHETTSSEKEVEKFARLLNDAQCELYPGCKKYSKLSFLIKMIYNKTITNSSNKSFTMNIELFKDALPEGETLPKSYYEVKKLMHDLGLGYITIDACVNDCILYWKEYEHLDTCLNPMCRAPRWKYGLGKCKKIAQKVVRYFPLKPRLQRLFMSKEIAKDMRWHKEKRVNDDVIRHPADAEAWKEFDKENDWFARDPRNVQLGLASDGFNPFGNMSTSYSMWPVILLPYNLPPWKCMKEPFLFLSMLIPGKDSPSNDIDVYLRPLIDELKELWENGVETFDSYSNENFQLHAALLWTINDFPANGMLSGWSTKGKLACPVCNKWTYSLTLKNGQKQCYMGHRRYLDKQHPWRKNKKFNGKIEYQEKPKELSGDDILLQTSYIPQDVKFGKPCNKRKRKRTEQELNWTKRSIFFELPYWKTLKLHHNLDVMHIEKNISETIIGTLLAIDGKTKDNDKTRLDLEEMGIRKELHLQRDGDRFLMPLACYTLPLSERKKFCEWLKLIKLPDGYASNLSRCVNVDDCRLSRMKSHDYHVFLQRLLPAVAHGFLRKDLYIVLSELSSFFKDLCSKTMERATLHKLQNDIALILCKLETIYPPSFFVIMTHLSIHLPREIELGGPVQYRWMYFVERFLCSLKQTVRNKAGPEGSIAEAYINKECLNFCSMYFHGVETRHNRVERNFDRPQMSIPNGFLILAQKARTLGAAVYDMLSLSDFKKIQCLHKEELQRQSITNVQHRHQDEFPSWFKKYVVQKNLRGSLESTNHLYVLGLGPDMRVTKYSGIIVNGIRFHNIERDKYRHTQNSGIVVKGEHNSEEIDFYGELTDIIELEYCHGNCVYVFKCNWWNIGDKKNGSRTYGQLMSVNVNRKWYVDDPFELANQASQAFYINDIKNGSGWKIVQKSYPRNVYDVPENEGIDNERFDFNDEPYQQYEINDGNVTEQIDNQDIESLHHDDEILEEINATTILSRNSRKSSEDTISDDSTDEEDDTIIDYYVGDADDKEEDDNNEDNYDEEDDDDF, from the exons ATGGATAGAAGTTGGATGCTAAATAAGAATAAATTTAGTTCAGAATATATTCAAGGGGTGCGTAGTTTCTTAGATGTTGCAAAACAACATGTTGACTCTAGTGGTAGGATTCGATGTCCTTGCAAAAATTGTAACAATTGTTACTTGAAAAAAGTGGCAGAGGTGAAACAAGACTTGTTTCTTCATGAGTTTGTTGAGGATTATACTCAATGGACACATCATGGTGAGTCTTTTGAATCAGATGTTGGTATTCATTTGGGTGATTCACATGATGATGATAATCTTAGTGATCAAGTTAAAGATCGACATGACAATACTTTTGAAATGTTAAAAGACATGTGCAATTCTAATTTCACAGAATTTAGTGCTGAACGACCCTCGAGCAATCATGAAACAACCTCATCTGAAAAGGAAGTAGAGAAATTTGCTAGATTGTTGAATGATGCTCAATGCGAACTATACCCAGGTTGTAAGAAGTATTCCAAATTATCATTTCTTATCAAgatgatttataacaaaacaaTTACTAATTCTAGCAATAAGTCCTTCACTATGAACATAGAGTTATTCAAGGATGCTCTCCCAGAAGGTGAAACACTTCCCAAATCTTATTATGAGGTGAAAAAATTGATGCATGATCTTGGCCTTGGTTATATCACCATAGATGCATGTGTGAATGATTGCATACTATATTGGAAGGAGTATGAGCATTTAGATACATGCCTTAATCCGATGTGCAGAGCCCCTCGATGGAAGTATGGTTTGGGTAAATGTAAGAAGATTGCTCAAAAGGTAGTTAGATATTTTCCTTTGAAACCTAGACTTCAAAGATTATTTATGTCAAAGGAAATTGCTAAGGATATGAGGTGGCATAAAGAAAAGCGGGTAAATGATGATGTTATTAGGCATCCAGCTGATGCTGAGGCATGGAAAGAGTTTGATAAGGAAAATGATTGGTTTGCTCGAGATCCTCGCAATGTGCAACTTGGGCTTGCAAGTGATGGATTCAACCCATTTGGCAATATGAGCACCAGTTATAGTATGTGGCCGGTCATTCTACTTCCTTACAATTTGCCACCTTGGAAATGTATGAAGgagccatttttatttttatccatgcTTATACCAGGTAAGGATTCTCCTAGTAATGATATTGATGTTTATTTACGACCATTAATAGATGAACTAAAAGAATTATGGGAAAATGGTGTGGAGACATTTGATTCATATagtaatgaaaattttcaattacaTGCTGCATTGTTATGGACTATAAATGATTTTCCTGCTAATGGAATGTTATCTGGGTGGAGTACAAAGGGAAAATTAGCATGTCCAGTTTGCAACAAATGGACATATTCACTTACTTTAAAGAATGGGCAGAAGCAATGTTATATGGGTCATCGTAGATATTTGGATAAACAACATCCATGGAGgaaaaataaaaagtttaatgGTAAGATAGAGTATCAAGAAAAACCCAAAGAATTATCAGGAGACGACATACTTCTCCAAACATCTTATATTCCACAAGATGTGAAATTTGGAAAGCCATGTAATAAAAGGAAGCGTAAGCGTACAGAACAAGAGCTGAATTGGACTAAAAGGAGTATATTTTTTGAACTTCCTTATTGGAAAACATTGAAGTTACACCACAATTTGGATGTGATGCACATTGAGAAAAATATAAGTGAAACCATTATAGGGACGTTGTTGGCAATAGATGGGAAGACAAAAGACAATGACAAGACTCGTTTGGATTTGGAAGAAATGGGTATAAGAAAAGAATTGCACTTGCAAAGAGATGGTGATAGGTTTTTAATGCCATTAGCATGTTACACTTTACCATTatcagaaaggaagaagttttgtgaatggttaaaattaattaagttaccTGATGGTTACGCCTCTAACTTGTCTCGATGCGTAAATGTTGATGATTGTAGATTATCAAGAATGAAAAGCCATGACTATCATGTATTTTTACAACGATTACTTCCAGCTGTAGCTCATGGTTTTTTGAGAAAGGATCTTTATATTGTGTTGTCTGAGTTGAGTTCTTTCTTCAAAGACTTATGCTCGAAGACAATGGAAAGAGCTACTTTACATAAGTTACAAAATGATATAGCTCTAATATTGTGTAAACTTGAAACCATATATCCACCATCATTTTTTGTGATTATGacacatttatcaattcacttaccaCGTGAAATAGAACTTGGTGGGCCAGTTCAATATCGATGGATGTATTTTGTTGAAAG gtTCTTATGTTCTTTGAAACAAACGGTGCGCAACAAAGCTGGCCCAGAAGGTTCCATTGCTGAGGCATATATCAATAAAGAGTGCCTTAACTTTTGTTCTATGTACTTTCATGGTGTTGAAACTAGGCACAATCGAGTGGAAAGGAATTTTGATAGGCCTCAAATGTCGATACCCAATGGGTTTTTAATTTTAGCACAAAAGGCAAGAACTTTAGGAGCAGCTGTATATGATATGCTATCCTTGTCTGACTTCAAGAAAATTCAATG TTTGCACAAGgaagaacttcaaagacaaagtatTACTAATGTGCAACATAGACATCAGGATGAATTTCCATCTTGGTTTAAGAAAtat gtGGTACAAAAGAATCTAAGAGGCTCACTTGAATCAACAAATCATTTATATGTGTTGGGTTTAGGGCCTGATATGCGTGTTACAAAGTATAGTGGTATAATTGTGAATGGAATTAGATTTCACAATATTGAACGTGACAAGTATCGTCATACTCAAAATAGTGGTATTGTGGTGAAAGGAGAACATAATTCAGAAGAAATTGATTTTTATGGTGAGTTAACTGATATCATTGAGCTTGAGTATTGTCATGGGAATTGTGTTTATGTGTTTAAATGTAACTGGTGGAATATCGGCGATAAAAAGAATGGATCAAGAACATATGGCCAATTAATGAGTGTTAATGTGAATCGAAAATGGTATGTAGATGACCCTTTTGAGTTGGCAAATCAAGCATCGCAAGcattttatataaatgatatAAAAAATGGCAGTGGTTGGAAAATTGTGCAGAAATCTTATCCTAGAAATGTATATGATGTTCCAGAAAATGAAGGAATAGATAATGAAAGATTTGACTTTAATGATGAGCCCTATCAGCAATATGAGATAAATGATGGAAATGTGACTGAACAAATTGATAATCAAGATATAGAATCATTGCATCATGATGATGAAATTTTAGAAGAAATTAATGCTACCACTATACTCTCAAGGAATAGCCGAAAATCAAGTGAAGATACAATTAGTGATGATTCtactgatgaagaagatgatacgATTATTGATTATTATGTTGGTGATGCTGATGACAAGGAAGAAGATGACAACAATGAAGACAATTATGATGAGGAAGATGATGAtgatttttaa